The sequence AGCCAGCCGGGCGCAAAGCCGTCTGGCCGGTCAACCAGCCATGGTGGCCATCGACCCAACCCTGGGTGTCGCTAGTCTTGCGCCTGGGATTGGCCGTCGTCGCCCTGTGGGCGGCTCTGCCCAAATTAACCCACATCCGCCAGTCCCAGATGGCGGTCAGGGCTTATGAACTGTTCCCGGCTGCTCTGGCTGATCTGATCGGTATTGCCGTGCCGGTGATTGAGCTGGTTATCGCCATCGCCCTCATAATTGGCCTGCTGACCAGGTATGCCGCCGCGCTGTTCGGCTTGATGATGATCGTCTTTGTGGTCGGAATATCGCAGGCTTGGGCTCGCGGTCTAAACATTGACTGCGGCTGTTTTGGTGGCGGCGGCGAACTGCCGGAAGGGGTCCCACACCAATACGCACTGGAAATCGCCCGTGACATTGGCTTAGCCTTGGTGGCTGCATTTGTGGT is a genomic window of Micrococcales bacterium containing:
- a CDS encoding DoxX family membrane protein encodes the protein MAPSNNSGPAGPKPAGRKAVWPVNQPWWPSTQPWVSLVLRLGLAVVALWAALPKLTHIRQSQMAVRAYELFPAALADLIGIAVPVIELVIAIALIIGLLTRYAAALFGLMMIVFVVGISQAWARGLNIDCGCFGGGGELPEGVPHQYALEIARDIGLALVAAFVVLWPASPASVDKWLRLDPPPR